One segment of Pseudanabaena sp. PCC 6802 DNA contains the following:
- a CDS encoding peroxiredoxin, whose product MAVEIGQKAPDFTLPSDRGDITLSRYQGKTNVVLAFYPGDFTPVCTSEMQCFADDWTKFRESGAEILGISADPIEKHIEFSKKLGLEFPLLSDRNKQVSQLYGVAGLFGSKRAYFIIDVHGIVQYKHIEFLPVFKREDSELLVALRKLKS is encoded by the coding sequence ATGGCTGTTGAAATAGGTCAAAAAGCTCCGGATTTTACTTTGCCTAGCGATCGCGGCGATATTACACTCAGTCGCTACCAGGGCAAAACCAATGTTGTACTGGCCTTTTATCCTGGTGACTTTACTCCTGTTTGCACCAGCGAAATGCAGTGCTTTGCCGACGATTGGACCAAGTTTCGAGAGTCGGGTGCTGAAATTTTGGGCATCAGTGCCGATCCGATCGAGAAGCACATCGAATTTTCTAAAAAACTCGGTCTAGAATTTCCCCTACTTAGCGATCGCAATAAGCAGGTCAGCCAGCTATATGGTGTTGCCGGACTATTCGGTAGCAAGCGCGCCTACTTTATCATCGATGTCCACGGCATCGTCCAGTACAAGCACATCGAGTTTCTTCCCGTATTTAAGCGCGAAGATAGCGAACTCCTGGTAGCGCTACGCAAATTGAAAAGTTAA
- a CDS encoding Uma2 family endonuclease, whose product MTIATTKKLTFEEYLNLCETSQERYELVRGELHLMTPPAWLHFLIADRLVTAFKQEIAQNDRPWIVVQGAGLQTMNDTSRLPDIAIVPFDAISDCLDRTAILTVAAILVVEIASDSTALQDYREKVTEYQNRGIQEYWIADPDPFGAAKYIGSPKRPTVSVYSLVNGGYQVNRFRDRERIISPTFPGLQLTAAQILWKDDEVKRNC is encoded by the coding sequence ATGACTATCGCAACTACAAAAAAGCTAACCTTTGAGGAATACCTGAACCTCTGTGAAACGAGTCAAGAGCGCTACGAATTAGTTCGAGGGGAATTGCATCTGATGACTCCACCTGCCTGGCTGCATTTCCTCATTGCCGATCGTCTAGTCACTGCCTTTAAGCAAGAAATCGCCCAAAACGATCGCCCCTGGATTGTCGTGCAAGGGGCTGGCTTGCAGACAATGAATGACACTTCACGCTTGCCAGATATTGCGATCGTGCCCTTTGATGCCATTTCAGACTGTCTCGATCGGACTGCTATTCTGACGGTTGCTGCGATTTTGGTTGTGGAAATTGCGAGCGATAGCACTGCGTTGCAGGATTACCGGGAAAAGGTAACAGAGTATCAGAATAGAGGAATTCAAGAGTACTGGATTGCCGACCCCGATCCGTTCGGGGCAGCAAAGTATATCGGTTCTCCCAAGCGCCCGACCGTAAGCGTCTATTCATTGGTGAATGGGGGCTATCAAGTTAACCGCTTTCGCGATCGCGAGCGTATTATCTCTCCCACATTTCCTGGGTTGCAACTAACCGCAGCCCAAATTTTATGGAAAGATGACGAAGTCAAACGGAATTGCTAG
- the ispD gene encoding 2-C-methyl-D-erythritol 4-phosphate cytidylyltransferase: MSCYLLIPAAGSGKRMGSDRNKLLLELLGKPILQWTLEAAIAATAIDWIGVVGQPCDREGFQQIFDRLERAKPIAWIQGGATRQESVFNGLRSLPDHANRVLVHDGARCLATPELLQRCVTALDTCLGFIAAVPVKDTIKIVDAGVVTDTPSREYLWAAQTPQGFIVDKLIAAHERAEAQGWEVTDDAALFEKVGLPVQIVMGEETNLKITTPQDLAIAEFILKSRGNTHRSSDL; the protein is encoded by the coding sequence ATGAGCTGTTATCTGCTGATTCCGGCGGCGGGAAGTGGTAAGCGTATGGGTAGCGATCGCAACAAGCTACTCCTGGAACTTTTAGGTAAACCAATCTTGCAGTGGACTCTAGAAGCGGCGATCGCCGCCACTGCCATCGACTGGATTGGCGTAGTCGGTCAACCCTGCGATCGCGAAGGCTTTCAACAAATTTTCGATCGATTGGAGCGCGCTAAACCAATTGCCTGGATTCAAGGTGGGGCTACTCGTCAAGAATCGGTATTCAATGGCTTGCGATCGCTGCCCGACCATGCCAACCGCGTACTGGTACACGATGGTGCCCGCTGTTTAGCCACGCCAGAATTATTACAGCGCTGCGTTACGGCGCTAGACACATGTTTGGGGTTTATTGCGGCAGTGCCAGTCAAAGACACCATCAAAATTGTGGATGCGGGTGTAGTAACGGATACGCCCAGCCGCGAGTACCTTTGGGCAGCCCAAACCCCCCAGGGATTTATTGTCGATAAACTAATTGCCGCTCACGAACGAGCAGAGGCACAGGGATGGGAGGTAACTGACGATGCCGCTTTGTTTGAAAAAGTCGGTTTACCAGTGCAAATCGTCATGGGTGAAGAAACCAACCTGAAAATTACTACGCCACAGGATCTAGCGATCGCCGAGTTTATCCTCAAATCTCGTGGCAATACCCATAGAAGTAGCGATCTATAA
- a CDS encoding GIY-YIG nuclease family protein gives MADVIPPLTEIPFAPYLDESGNISPALEGKIGVYAIFDADKCLRYVGISRDIASSLKLHIVRVPSQCHWLKFTTVTKPSRTVLSEIQAAWFDDLTADTDLWEQPLDCRRLMNDDEKHQLEQAINEAEQEKVLKNVARRVEKDILAQLAERGAAFEVRFNPKRKSEGILDIK, from the coding sequence TTGGCAGACGTTATTCCCCCTCTAACTGAAATTCCTTTTGCGCCCTATTTAGATGAATCCGGCAATATTTCACCGGCTTTAGAAGGCAAGATCGGGGTCTATGCGATTTTCGATGCCGATAAGTGCTTGCGATATGTAGGCATCTCTCGCGATATTGCCAGCAGCCTCAAGCTGCATATAGTTCGCGTGCCGTCCCAGTGCCATTGGCTAAAATTTACCACCGTTACTAAGCCCAGCCGTACGGTTTTAAGTGAAATACAAGCGGCCTGGTTCGACGATCTGACTGCAGATACTGACTTGTGGGAGCAGCCCCTGGATTGTCGCCGATTGATGAATGACGATGAGAAGCATCAACTAGAGCAGGCAATTAATGAAGCAGAACAGGAGAAGGTACTGAAAAATGTTGCCCGTCGCGTAGAGAAAGATATTCTCGCCCAACTTGCCGAACGAGGTGCAGCATTTGAGGTGCGATTTAATCCTAAACGCAAGAGTGAGGGGATATTGGATATTAAGTGA
- a CDS encoding DUF2839 domain-containing protein — protein MGESKRRKQALGDDYGKSEPIASWLPFLTKQKAEQFVQITSTGAWIGIGVMVAFWIVVRFIGPSFGWWEVVQ, from the coding sequence ATGGGTGAATCTAAGCGTCGCAAGCAAGCATTAGGAGATGACTATGGTAAGTCAGAGCCTATAGCGTCATGGCTACCTTTCTTGACCAAGCAAAAAGCAGAGCAGTTTGTCCAGATTACGTCTACTGGTGCCTGGATTGGCATCGGTGTCATGGTTGCGTTCTGGATCGTGGTGCGATTTATTGGCCCCAGTTTTGGTTGGTGGGAAGTGGTGCAATAA
- a CDS encoding TIGR02652 family protein, with translation MSPSQYPIFGPEIRCPHCRQTIQALILTDTYLCPRHGAFEVKSATKDLIHLQSERQWRLWDGEWYRQHTHPDTIRFEIHEYLDKLYTQGYRATKITIAHRYKNLVSNYLERSDDSSTLRLYGLVVEFSPHEDVEPRWRVVNFDLDKEPGAPIRYPSFRPF, from the coding sequence ATGTCACCTTCGCAATATCCAATTTTTGGCCCAGAAATTAGGTGTCCCCATTGTAGACAGACGATTCAGGCACTAATCTTAACCGATACTTATTTGTGCCCTAGGCATGGGGCATTTGAAGTTAAATCTGCCACCAAAGACCTCATACATCTGCAATCAGAGCGTCAGTGGCGGCTTTGGGATGGTGAATGGTACAGGCAGCACACTCACCCCGACACGATTCGCTTTGAAATTCACGAATATCTCGATAAGCTGTATACGCAAGGCTACCGCGCCACTAAAATTACAATTGCGCATCGCTATAAGAATCTAGTCAGTAACTATCTTGAACGCAGTGACGATAGCAGTACTCTGCGCTTGTACGGCTTAGTTGTGGAATTTAGCCCTCACGAAGACGTAGAACCCCGCTGGAGAGTTGTCAATTTCGACCTTGACAAAGAACCCGGTGCCCCAATTCGCTACCCTTCCTTTCGGCCTTTTTAA
- a CDS encoding phosphoribulokinase — MSTKPGRVVLIGVAGDSGCGKSTFLRRLKDLFGEEFMTVICLDDYHSLDRKQRKETGITALDPRANNFDLMYEQIKALKSGESIMKPIYNHETGAIDPPERIEPNHVIVIEGLHPLYDERVRTLLDFSVYLDLSDEVKVAWKIQRDMAERGHTLADVMQAIEARRPDFDAYIDPQKAHADVVIQILPTNLIKDDKDRKVLRVRMVQREGIEGLEPAYLFDEGSTISWTPCGKKLTCSYPGIQLYYGSDSYYGHPVTVLEVDGQFDRLDEVIYIENHLSNLSTKEYGELTQLLLKHPDYPGSNNGTGLLQVIVGLKMRATYERLTQKAPEKVAVAAS; from the coding sequence ATGAGCACTAAGCCAGGTCGCGTTGTTTTAATTGGAGTAGCCGGAGACTCTGGATGCGGTAAGTCTACTTTCTTGCGTAGATTAAAAGACTTGTTTGGCGAAGAATTCATGACTGTCATTTGCTTAGACGATTATCATTCCCTGGATCGCAAGCAACGTAAAGAAACGGGCATCACCGCCCTCGATCCCCGCGCCAACAATTTCGATCTGATGTACGAGCAGATCAAAGCCCTCAAGAGTGGCGAGTCAATTATGAAGCCCATTTACAATCACGAGACTGGCGCGATCGATCCCCCCGAGCGGATCGAGCCCAATCACGTCATCGTCATCGAGGGCTTGCATCCCCTTTACGATGAAAGGGTGCGTACTTTGCTAGACTTTAGCGTCTATCTCGACCTCAGCGATGAAGTGAAAGTGGCGTGGAAAATCCAGCGCGACATGGCAGAGCGGGGTCATACTCTAGCGGATGTTATGCAAGCGATCGAAGCCCGTCGCCCTGACTTTGATGCTTACATCGATCCTCAAAAAGCCCATGCTGACGTTGTCATTCAAATTCTCCCGACTAACCTGATTAAGGATGACAAGGATCGGAAGGTATTGCGAGTTCGCATGGTGCAAAGGGAAGGTATTGAAGGTCTAGAACCAGCTTACCTATTTGACGAAGGCTCCACCATCAGTTGGACTCCCTGCGGCAAGAAACTAACTTGCTCCTACCCTGGCATTCAACTTTACTATGGTTCCGACAGCTACTACGGTCATCCCGTTACCGTTCTGGAAGTTGACGGCCAATTCGATCGCCTTGATGAAGTTATCTACATAGAAAATCACCTCAGCAACCTTTCTACTAAGGAGTACGGCGAATTAACTCAATTGCTGCTCAAGCATCCCGACTATCCAGGCTCAAACAACGGCACTGGTTTACTACAAGTAATAGTCGGTCTGAAGATGCGCGCTACCTACGAGCGTCTCACCCAAAAAGCTCCTGAAAAAGTCGCTGTAGCTGCCTCTTAG
- the radA gene encoding DNA repair protein RadA — MAKSKSRYVCTQCGSDFPQMYGRCPDCSSWGSILEQSVEAIAPGNPNLLASRLTQRQTKGAAAPATPMQSLTLTQIDDSHQTRLPSGYEELDRVLGGGIVPGSLVLIGGEPGIGKSTLLLGAAQRLMRKYPTLYVCAEESAQQVKLRSQRLGLHERDAQNLYLMPETDLETIVYELQSLRPPVAVIDSIQALYFASLNAAPGSVSQVRECTSVLMRVAKRENITLLIVGHVTKEGAIAGPKVLEHLVDTVLYFEGDRFATHRLLRSVKNRFGATQEIGIFEMAESGLIEVSNPSELFLGNREEPAPGTATIVACEGTRPLVVELQALVSPTSYSSPRRTTTGLETNRFLQILAVLEKRIGIPLSKLDAYLASAGGINVAEPAVDLGVAIAVAASFRDRIVDPRTVLIGEVGLGGQVRPVSQLDLRLKEAAKLGFKRAIIPNIQVTQDYGLELVPVGKVMDAIIAALPRTVTSSSDDPND, encoded by the coding sequence ATGGCAAAATCAAAGTCACGCTACGTATGCACTCAGTGCGGTTCCGATTTTCCGCAAATGTACGGGCGGTGCCCTGACTGTAGTAGCTGGGGATCCATTCTGGAGCAATCCGTCGAAGCGATCGCGCCTGGGAACCCCAATCTTTTAGCTAGCCGCCTTACCCAGCGCCAAACTAAAGGTGCTGCAGCACCTGCCACTCCCATGCAGTCGCTGACCCTGACCCAGATTGATGATTCGCATCAAACCCGCCTACCGTCAGGCTATGAGGAGTTGGATCGCGTGCTTGGCGGCGGCATCGTTCCCGGTTCGCTCGTCCTGATTGGCGGCGAGCCTGGGATTGGGAAAAGTACGTTACTGTTGGGGGCAGCGCAAAGGCTAATGCGTAAGTACCCAACTCTGTACGTTTGTGCAGAGGAATCGGCACAGCAGGTCAAACTGCGATCGCAACGCCTTGGCTTGCACGAACGGGACGCTCAGAATCTTTACTTGATGCCGGAAACCGACCTCGAAACCATCGTGTACGAACTGCAATCCCTGCGTCCGCCCGTAGCCGTAATTGATAGCATTCAAGCGCTTTATTTTGCCAGTCTCAACGCTGCACCCGGTTCGGTATCGCAGGTACGAGAATGTACGTCCGTCCTGATGCGGGTGGCGAAACGCGAAAATATTACCCTGTTGATCGTCGGACATGTCACGAAAGAAGGGGCGATCGCGGGGCCTAAGGTGCTGGAGCATCTAGTGGATACAGTTTTGTATTTTGAGGGCGATCGCTTTGCTACCCATCGCCTACTGCGATCGGTCAAAAATCGCTTCGGTGCCACTCAGGAAATCGGCATCTTTGAAATGGCCGAGTCGGGTTTGATTGAGGTGAGCAATCCTTCAGAATTGTTCTTAGGCAACCGCGAAGAACCCGCACCCGGTACTGCCACGATCGTTGCCTGTGAGGGGACACGCCCCCTGGTCGTGGAGCTGCAAGCGCTCGTCAGTCCTACCAGTTATAGCTCGCCGCGCCGCACTACAACAGGGCTTGAAACAAATCGGTTCCTGCAAATTCTGGCAGTTTTAGAAAAACGCATCGGTATTCCGCTATCTAAGCTCGATGCCTATCTAGCATCGGCGGGAGGGATTAATGTAGCGGAGCCAGCCGTAGATTTGGGGGTGGCGATCGCCGTTGCTGCTAGTTTCCGCGATCGCATTGTCGACCCGCGTACGGTACTGATTGGCGAAGTTGGCTTAGGCGGTCAGGTGCGTCCGGTCTCGCAACTCGACTTGCGCCTCAAGGAAGCAGCCAAACTAGGCTTCAAACGCGCCATTATTCCCAATATTCAAGTCACGCAAGACTATGGTTTAGAACTCGTCCCAGTCGGGAAAGTCATGGATGCGATAATTGCTGCCTTGCCTCGCACGGTTACTTCCTCTTCTGACGATCCAAACGATTGA
- a CDS encoding polysaccharide biosynthesis/export family protein, with amino-acid sequence MVSLCQDRHYLSYISCTALTVVMISSLTSTRVEAQASVPNRKISNSAVKVIPRNSTLPQISPKVTDSTSPALPAIPYRDPKLATPASTPVGSPEDEFKAASDYLLGPGDELDIRVFGYDEYTGTQLILPDGTITLPVVGRMTAAGQTPALLTQNITAQLQTLLVEPVVTVRVSRLRPLLINITGEVQRPGPIQLRALTGEGTTSATGESVVTAGSIPTVSTAIASAGGITKNADVRNVVLKRQKFTGETVSIKLNLWEAVRSATNTPDIILRDGDTLFIPKATEATEIDPKLLSRSTLAPKTVRITVFGEVKSPGEHQVAPDSTISKAVGVAGGPTKEANLAAVAYVRLNENGTIVKQGLDLSNLSDNVQVQEGDVVIVPRTDVATFGDILQTASTILNPLLLFRILR; translated from the coding sequence ATGGTTAGCTTGTGTCAGGATCGACATTATTTGTCATATATCTCATGTACTGCACTAACAGTAGTAATGATATCTAGTTTGACATCTACAAGAGTTGAAGCTCAAGCATCAGTTCCTAACCGAAAAATAAGCAATAGTGCAGTCAAAGTAATACCTAGAAACAGTACGTTACCTCAAATATCGCCCAAGGTAACCGACTCAACCTCACCAGCATTACCTGCCATCCCTTACCGCGATCCTAAACTTGCTACGCCTGCCAGTACGCCAGTTGGTAGTCCCGAAGATGAATTTAAAGCCGCTTCCGACTACCTGTTAGGCCCAGGCGATGAACTTGACATCAGGGTTTTTGGCTACGATGAATATACTGGTACGCAGCTAATTTTACCTGACGGCACCATTACGCTACCCGTGGTGGGCAGAATGACAGCAGCCGGACAAACTCCTGCGTTACTAACTCAAAATATTACAGCTCAACTGCAAACCCTACTAGTAGAACCAGTTGTAACCGTGCGAGTGTCAAGGTTGCGACCTTTACTCATCAATATCACTGGCGAGGTACAGCGACCGGGGCCAATTCAACTCAGGGCACTCACAGGCGAGGGTACGACCTCGGCGACTGGGGAAAGTGTTGTCACGGCTGGCTCTATCCCGACGGTGAGCACGGCGATCGCTTCGGCGGGCGGTATTACCAAAAACGCTGATGTTAGGAATGTAGTACTCAAGCGCCAAAAGTTCACTGGCGAAACCGTATCGATTAAGCTTAATTTGTGGGAAGCGGTGAGATCGGCTACTAATACGCCGGATATCATCTTGCGCGATGGAGATACGCTGTTTATTCCTAAAGCAACCGAGGCAACAGAAATCGATCCAAAATTACTGAGTCGCTCTACACTTGCACCTAAGACTGTTCGGATTACAGTATTTGGTGAGGTAAAATCCCCAGGCGAACATCAGGTGGCTCCCGACAGTACCATTTCTAAGGCTGTAGGCGTAGCGGGCGGCCCCACTAAGGAGGCCAACCTGGCTGCGGTTGCCTACGTGCGTCTAAATGAGAATGGCACGATTGTAAAGCAAGGTCTGGATTTGAGTAATTTGAGCGACAACGTGCAGGTACAGGAAGGCGACGTGGTAATTGTGCCGAGAACTGATGTTGCTACCTTCGGCGATATCCTGCAAACTGCCTCAACCATACTCAATCCACTCCTCCTGTTTCGCATTCTGCGTTAA
- a CDS encoding peptidylprolyl isomerase: MHSEDPDDVMVGLASSLNLGAMFSKKFSVKRLLGMFAVAFAVVMSAVLFYAQPSEAALIAALPSTTAIKDPRILLRQALPIENSQIRDVQQKLEKLPRQTNLKRWGNISSDVDNVVQTLTQQSDKILASVAPAQKEAAIATLADLNKTLIPLQEAVAAKDRNKVKPLVEKSLEYVGLLESQMVQNFPFQVPDAYANLPQLKGRAIVEMETEKGAIAMTLDGFSAPVNAGQFADLVQRGFYNGLVFNRADDNYFLQAGDPPGDADGFVDKKTGKVRTVPLEIRIPSKKEPIYGKPLADAGFDRVTPVLPFSAYGTLAMAHPGNDPNGGSSQFFIYLFESDLTPAGLNLIDGNYTAFGYVTEGEEVLRNLKLGDKIISAKLVAGAENLVQP; encoded by the coding sequence TTGCACTCAGAAGATCCCGACGATGTTATGGTGGGATTAGCTAGTTCGTTAAATTTGGGTGCAATGTTTAGCAAAAAGTTTTCCGTAAAGCGGCTGTTAGGCATGTTTGCTGTTGCCTTTGCTGTAGTCATGTCAGCAGTATTATTCTACGCACAGCCCAGTGAGGCGGCACTAATTGCAGCCTTGCCATCTACAACTGCAATCAAAGATCCCAGAATTCTCCTGCGCCAAGCGCTGCCAATTGAAAACTCGCAAATACGCGACGTGCAGCAAAAACTAGAAAAATTGCCCCGTCAAACTAACTTGAAGCGCTGGGGTAACATATCTAGTGATGTCGATAACGTCGTTCAAACGCTGACACAGCAAAGTGACAAAATCTTAGCTAGCGTTGCTCCTGCTCAAAAAGAAGCAGCGATCGCTACCCTTGCGGATTTAAATAAAACACTCATCCCTCTACAAGAAGCAGTCGCTGCCAAGGACCGCAACAAAGTTAAGCCTCTGGTAGAGAAGTCATTAGAGTATGTTGGCTTATTAGAAAGTCAAATGGTACAGAATTTCCCTTTCCAAGTGCCAGATGCCTATGCTAATTTACCTCAGCTTAAAGGCAGGGCGATCGTGGAGATGGAAACCGAAAAAGGAGCGATCGCAATGACCCTAGATGGTTTCAGCGCTCCTGTAAATGCAGGGCAATTTGCCGATCTCGTGCAACGGGGATTTTACAATGGCTTAGTGTTTAACCGCGCTGACGATAACTATTTCTTGCAAGCAGGCGATCCGCCTGGCGATGCCGATGGCTTTGTTGACAAAAAAACTGGCAAAGTCCGTACAGTACCGCTAGAAATTCGCATTCCCAGTAAAAAAGAACCCATATATGGCAAGCCTCTTGCCGATGCGGGCTTCGATCGCGTCACCCCTGTCCTGCCCTTCTCTGCCTATGGCACGCTAGCAATGGCACATCCCGGCAACGATCCTAATGGTGGTTCTTCACAGTTTTTTATCTACCTGTTTGAATCTGACCTTACGCCTGCGGGTTTGAACTTGATTGATGGCAACTACACGGCATTTGGCTACGTTACCGAAGGGGAAGAGGTTTTGCGCAACCTCAAACTAGGGGACAAAATTATCTCTGCTAAGTTGGTAGCTGGAGCCGAGAATCTGGTGCAGCCATAG
- a CDS encoding PhoH family protein, producing MDAPTVILLPTPSSAMRLAGEREENLKLIAKLTGAKLLLRGQELTIGGTEPQVAICQKLIYGLQQLWLQDREISAVDIAAAKQALDTNRMQEWSDRPTIARTRRGEMLQSRTFRQKQYMQAISNHDLTFGIGPAGTGKTFLAVVAAVQALQNNEVERLILTRPAVEAGERLGFLPGDLQQKIGPYLRPLYDALYELIDPEKIPQMMERGIIEVAPLAYMRGRTLNNSFIIVDEAQNTTPAQIKMVLTRLGFKSRMVVTGDLTQIDLPAPQKSGLVVAKELLQNVEGIAFVMFNKSDVVRHPLVQRIVAAYEKAGS from the coding sequence ATGGACGCTCCTACAGTCATTCTTTTACCGACACCAAGCAGTGCTATGCGATTGGCGGGCGAGCGGGAGGAAAATCTCAAGCTGATTGCCAAGCTAACTGGTGCTAAGCTGTTGCTGCGCGGCCAGGAACTCACGATTGGTGGAACTGAGCCACAGGTGGCTATCTGTCAAAAGCTAATCTACGGGTTACAACAATTATGGTTGCAGGATCGCGAGATTTCTGCCGTTGATATTGCAGCAGCCAAGCAAGCTCTCGATACGAATCGGATGCAGGAATGGAGCGATCGCCCTACTATTGCCCGTACCCGTCGCGGCGAAATGCTTCAGTCTCGGACATTTCGACAAAAGCAGTACATGCAGGCGATCTCCAACCACGATCTGACATTTGGTATTGGCCCGGCTGGTACGGGTAAAACCTTTTTGGCGGTGGTGGCAGCCGTGCAAGCGCTGCAAAATAATGAGGTGGAGCGTTTAATTTTAACGCGACCTGCTGTAGAAGCAGGAGAGCGGCTGGGATTCTTACCGGGCGATCTGCAACAAAAGATCGGTCCGTATCTGCGCCCGCTCTACGATGCTCTCTACGAGTTAATCGATCCTGAGAAAATACCCCAGATGATGGAACGGGGCATCATTGAAGTAGCACCGCTTGCTTATATGCGAGGACGTACGCTCAATAACTCCTTTATCATTGTGGACGAAGCGCAAAATACTACACCGGCCCAGATCAAAATGGTACTAACTCGTCTGGGATTCAAGTCGCGCATGGTAGTGACGGGAGACCTTACCCAAATCGATCTGCCAGCCCCCCAAAAGTCAGGTTTAGTAGTTGCCAAGGAGCTTCTACAGAACGTGGAGGGCATTGCCTTTGTGATGTTTAATAAATCGGATGTCGTACGACATCCACTGGTGCAGCGCATCGTTGCCGCTTATGAAAAGGCGGGTAGTTGA
- the folP gene encoding dihydropteroate synthase — protein sequence MSMPSWQIRDRAFVWDKRTYLMGVINVTPDSFSDGGLFNSAGGALAHADRLIPYADILDIGGESTRPGAEAVSTSDEIDRVLPAIEAIRSKYPDIPISVDTTKAAVAEAAIQVGADIINDVSAGTLDVNMLPLAARCRVPIILMHMQGEPRTMQMNPHYQDVVVEVRQYLAARISQAIAAGVPPHLIAIDPGIGFGKTLEHNLELLRHLSELQQLDCPILVGVSRKSFIGKLCNQPDPTGRLWGTTAACTVAIAGGTNVLRVHDPREIRDICRVSDAIYRRI from the coding sequence ATGAGCATGCCGTCCTGGCAGATCCGCGATCGCGCTTTTGTGTGGGATAAGCGTACTTATCTCATGGGTGTCATTAATGTTACGCCAGATAGCTTTAGCGATGGTGGCCTGTTTAATTCGGCGGGTGGCGCTCTAGCCCATGCCGATCGCTTGATTCCCTACGCAGACATTCTTGATATCGGTGGCGAGTCTACACGTCCGGGCGCGGAAGCTGTAAGTACCAGTGACGAGATCGATCGCGTCCTCCCAGCGATCGAGGCAATTCGCAGCAAGTATCCAGATATTCCCATTTCAGTTGATACGACTAAGGCAGCAGTGGCAGAGGCGGCGATCCAGGTTGGGGCTGACATTATCAATGATGTCTCGGCTGGCACGCTCGATGTCAATATGTTGCCCTTAGCCGCGCGGTGTCGGGTTCCCATTATCCTCATGCACATGCAAGGGGAGCCGCGCACGATGCAAATGAACCCCCACTATCAGGATGTAGTTGTTGAAGTGAGGCAATACCTAGCCGCTCGGATATCTCAGGCGATCGCGGCTGGAGTTCCCCCACATCTGATTGCCATCGATCCTGGTATCGGTTTTGGTAAGACCCTAGAACATAACCTGGAGTTACTGCGGCATCTATCCGAACTGCAACAACTCGATTGTCCCATTTTAGTTGGGGTATCGCGTAAAAGCTTTATTGGCAAGCTGTGCAATCAGCCCGATCCCACTGGGCGACTTTGGGGGACAACCGCCGCCTGTACTGTGGCGATCGCGGGGGGAACGAATGTGCTACGCGTGCACGATCCCAGGGAGATCCGCGACATATGTCGCGTCAGCGATGCCATTTATCGACGGATTTGA
- the bcp gene encoding thioredoxin-dependent thiol peroxidase → MSLKVGDLAPDFSLPDTEGNVVNLQDLRGSWVILYFYPRDNTPGCTKEACAFRDAYAEYQAYNAIVLGVSTDDAKSHSKFITKFQLPFRLLCDVDATAATAYESYGLKKFMGKEYMGITRNTFAIDPTGKIAKIYLKVKPETHAAQVLADLDTLINQKS, encoded by the coding sequence ATGAGTCTTAAAGTTGGCGATCTCGCTCCTGATTTCAGCCTACCGGATACGGAGGGCAATGTTGTTAATCTCCAGGATTTACGAGGTAGTTGGGTAATTCTTTACTTTTATCCCCGCGATAACACCCCAGGCTGCACAAAGGAAGCATGTGCCTTCCGCGATGCCTATGCGGAATATCAAGCTTACAATGCTATAGTCTTGGGAGTTAGTACCGATGACGCTAAATCCCATAGTAAATTTATCACCAAGTTTCAGTTGCCCTTTCGCTTGTTGTGCGATGTGGATGCAACGGCGGCAACTGCCTACGAGAGCTATGGACTCAAGAAGTTTATGGGTAAAGAATATATGGGTATCACCCGCAACACCTTTGCGATCGATCCGACAGGTAAAATTGCTAAGATTTATCTCAAAGTTAAACCAGAAACCCATGCAGCGCAGGTGCTTGCTGACCTCGACACCCTAATTAATCAAAAGAGCTAA